The following are encoded in a window of Salinibacter ruber DSM 13855 genomic DNA:
- the rpsB gene encoding 30S ribosomal protein S2 produces MADETTTDTPDVQDEDAPDEDAPQTPDDTASDSTGEAAAADTDADAPDENAPDEDAPDAAPQDKDDGDDAPEESSSEEETSHRVTIEELLKAGAHFGHLTSRWNPRMEKYIFMERNNIHIIDLMQSQVLLDEAAEAAKRFARRGKKILFAGTKKQAEDIVREHAEECGMPHMVDRWLGGTMTNFQTIRKSIRRMEEIERMDRDGTLDKLKKKEKLMRLREHEKLEETLGGIRDMANLPSAIYIVDVQREDIAVSEANNLGIPIIAMVDTNGNPKNIDYPIPVNDDALSSIELVTSTLTDAVQEGLQERRMKKEEKKKAAA; encoded by the coding sequence ATGGCTGACGAGACGACTACGGACACCCCTGACGTTCAGGACGAAGATGCCCCCGACGAAGACGCCCCTCAAACCCCGGACGACACCGCTTCGGACTCCACGGGCGAGGCAGCCGCTGCGGACACCGATGCAGACGCGCCCGACGAGAACGCCCCCGACGAAGATGCCCCCGACGCCGCGCCCCAAGACAAGGACGATGGGGACGACGCGCCGGAAGAGTCGTCTTCGGAGGAGGAGACCTCCCACCGCGTGACCATCGAGGAGCTGCTGAAAGCCGGGGCCCACTTCGGCCACCTGACGAGCCGGTGGAATCCGCGCATGGAGAAGTACATCTTCATGGAGCGGAACAACATCCACATCATCGACCTGATGCAAAGCCAGGTTCTCCTGGACGAGGCGGCCGAGGCGGCCAAGCGGTTTGCACGGCGCGGCAAGAAGATTCTCTTCGCCGGCACCAAGAAGCAGGCCGAGGACATCGTCCGCGAGCACGCTGAGGAGTGCGGCATGCCGCACATGGTCGACCGCTGGCTTGGCGGCACCATGACCAACTTCCAGACGATCCGGAAGTCGATTCGCCGCATGGAAGAGATCGAGCGGATGGACCGGGACGGTACGCTCGACAAGCTCAAGAAGAAGGAGAAGCTGATGCGGCTCCGCGAGCACGAGAAGCTGGAGGAGACGCTCGGCGGCATCCGCGACATGGCCAACCTGCCCAGCGCCATTTACATCGTCGACGTGCAGCGGGAAGACATTGCGGTGAGCGAAGCCAACAACCTCGGCATTCCGATCATCGCGATGGTCGACACCAACGGAAACCCGAAGAACATCGACTACCCGATTCCGGTCAACGACGACGCGCTGAGCTCGATCGAGCTGGTGACGTCGACCCTCACGGACGCCGTCCAGGAAGGCCTGCAGGAGCGCCGCATGAAGAAGGAAGAGAAGAAAAAGGCGGCCGCGTAG
- the rpmF gene encoding 50S ribosomal protein L32 — translation MAVPKRRHSKSRTRKRRSTYYNELEPPQLMECNNCGNPKVMHRACKHCGHYRGRQVIEPSDELIA, via the coding sequence ATGGCTGTCCCGAAACGACGACATTCGAAGTCGCGCACCCGAAAGCGCCGCTCGACCTATTACAATGAGCTGGAGCCCCCCCAGCTCATGGAGTGCAATAACTGTGGCAACCCGAAGGTGATGCACCGGGCGTGCAAGCACTGCGGGCACTACCGCGGCCGTCAGGTTATCGAGCCGTCCGACGAGCTGATCGCGTAG
- a CDS encoding YceD family protein, with the protein MLTIDITSLSTGIHHVEFAPSASQADLDPTTFSDVQVDAELQYHRDRILVKMHATATAELTCDRTLQPYDEALEGQYNVLFGPPSMVGQEGDEFEEVRPLDASDREIDLTDMVRDTLLLAIPQRRIAPGAEDEPIEREFGGTDDADEDDSAPVDPRWSALEELKDDE; encoded by the coding sequence ATGCTGACCATCGACATCACGTCCCTTTCGACGGGCATCCACCATGTGGAGTTCGCCCCTTCGGCGAGCCAGGCCGACCTGGACCCCACCACGTTCAGCGACGTGCAGGTCGACGCGGAGCTGCAGTATCACCGCGACCGCATTCTGGTGAAGATGCACGCGACGGCCACGGCCGAGCTGACGTGCGATCGCACCCTTCAGCCCTACGACGAGGCCCTGGAGGGCCAGTACAACGTGCTCTTCGGGCCGCCGTCCATGGTGGGGCAGGAGGGGGACGAGTTCGAGGAGGTGCGGCCGCTCGACGCCTCCGACCGGGAGATCGACCTCACGGACATGGTCCGCGACACGCTGCTCCTCGCCATTCCGCAGCGTCGCATTGCCCCGGGGGCCGAAGACGAGCCCATTGAACGAGAGTTCGGGGGCACGGACGACGCCGACGAGGACGACAGTGCCCCCGTTGACCCACGCTGGAGTGCCCTGGAAGAGCTGAAAGACGATGAGTAG
- a CDS encoding DNA-directed RNA polymerase subunit omega: protein MAIETLDLDKLAEKTGNLYETVAILSKRSRQVASDTRSELDDKLSYFEGFGPEMEDARMQEEQEKVSLEYEKQPEPTEVAIDEFLEDKIYYRKPDDE from the coding sequence ATGGCAATCGAAACGTTAGACCTGGACAAGCTGGCCGAAAAGACCGGCAACCTCTACGAGACCGTCGCCATTCTGTCAAAGCGGTCGCGGCAGGTGGCCTCCGATACGCGCTCGGAGCTGGACGACAAGCTGTCCTACTTTGAGGGCTTCGGGCCGGAGATGGAGGACGCCCGCATGCAGGAGGAGCAGGAGAAGGTCTCCCTCGAGTACGAGAAACAGCCCGAGCCGACGGAAGTCGCCATCGACGAGTTTCTCGAAGACAAGATCTACTACCGCAAGCCCGACGACGAGTAG
- a CDS encoding beta-ketoacyl-ACP synthase III: protein MPSPSSASPQAAITSVGHYLPETRLTNGDLEEMVETSDEWIRTRTGIQERRILGDDGKATAFMATAAAQEALDSRGIEPDAVDLIVVATVTPDMLFPATACLVQDNLGASNAWGFDLSAACSGFIYALTTGAQFIETGQAETVLVIGADKMSSIVDYTDRTTCILFGDAAGAVVLEADEEAGLHDAVHHVDGEHSELLRMRGGGSLNPPTHETVDAHMHYLQQEGRQVFKLAVNRMANVCREVLDRNGLDAAGVDYLVPHQANQRIIDATAKQLGLSSEQVMVNIDRYGNTTAATIPLCLYDWEDELERGDDLIVTAFGGGLTWGAGHLTWAYG, encoded by the coding sequence ATGCCTTCCCCCTCGTCCGCTTCCCCGCAGGCCGCCATCACGTCTGTCGGCCACTACCTTCCCGAGACGCGGCTCACCAACGGCGACCTGGAGGAAATGGTGGAGACCAGCGACGAGTGGATCCGCACGCGGACCGGCATCCAGGAACGGCGCATCCTCGGGGACGACGGCAAGGCAACGGCCTTCATGGCGACGGCGGCCGCCCAGGAGGCCCTCGACAGCCGCGGCATCGAGCCGGACGCGGTGGACCTGATCGTCGTCGCCACGGTGACGCCCGACATGCTCTTCCCGGCCACGGCCTGCCTCGTGCAGGACAACCTCGGGGCGTCGAATGCGTGGGGGTTTGACCTGTCGGCGGCGTGTAGCGGCTTTATCTACGCCCTTACGACGGGGGCCCAGTTCATCGAGACGGGCCAGGCCGAGACGGTGCTCGTGATCGGGGCCGACAAGATGAGCTCGATCGTCGACTACACGGACCGCACCACCTGCATCCTCTTTGGGGACGCGGCGGGGGCGGTGGTGCTGGAGGCCGACGAGGAGGCGGGGCTCCACGACGCGGTCCACCACGTCGACGGGGAGCACAGCGAACTGCTGCGCATGCGAGGGGGCGGCAGCCTCAACCCGCCGACCCACGAGACCGTCGACGCGCACATGCACTATCTCCAGCAGGAGGGACGGCAGGTCTTCAAGCTCGCCGTGAACCGGATGGCGAACGTATGCAGGGAGGTGCTGGACCGCAATGGCCTCGACGCGGCGGGGGTGGACTACCTCGTGCCCCACCAGGCCAACCAGCGCATCATCGACGCGACCGCGAAGCAGCTCGGGCTCTCCTCCGAGCAGGTCATGGTCAACATCGACCGCTACGGCAACACCACCGCCGCGACGATTCCGCTGTGCCTGTACGACTGGGAGGACGAGCTGGAGCGGGGGGACGACCTCATCGTGACGGCCTTCGGCGGCGGCTTGACCTGGGGCGCCGGGCACCTCACCTGGGCCTACGGCTGA
- the frr gene encoding ribosome recycling factor translates to MPDDPIQDILDEADEEMEESVSYMRSELRTIRAGRASPAMLENVTVEYYGSQTPLEQVASVSAPQPDLIVVQPFDRNAIENIERGIMKADLGLNPNNDGEKIRIPIPPLSEERRKELVETSRERAEETKISIRNIRRDAKNEIQNVVEAENFSEDVLYGAEEDLQDITDAHTETVEGLLEQKTEQIMDV, encoded by the coding sequence ATGCCCGACGACCCCATTCAGGACATTCTGGACGAGGCCGACGAGGAGATGGAGGAGTCGGTATCGTACATGCGTTCGGAGCTGCGCACGATTCGCGCCGGACGGGCCTCCCCGGCCATGCTCGAAAACGTGACGGTCGAATACTACGGCTCCCAGACCCCCCTGGAGCAGGTCGCCAGCGTGAGCGCGCCGCAGCCCGACCTCATCGTCGTGCAGCCGTTCGACCGCAACGCCATCGAAAACATCGAACGGGGCATCATGAAGGCCGACCTCGGCCTAAACCCGAACAACGACGGCGAGAAGATCCGCATTCCGATCCCGCCCCTCTCCGAAGAGCGGCGCAAGGAGCTCGTGGAGACCAGTCGCGAGCGGGCCGAAGAAACGAAGATTTCGATCCGCAACATCCGGCGCGACGCCAAGAACGAGATCCAGAACGTTGTTGAGGCGGAAAACTTCTCCGAGGACGTGCTCTACGGCGCCGAGGAAGACCTTCAGGACATCACCGACGCCCACACCGAAACGGTGGAGGGGCTTCTGGAGCAGAAAACCGAACAGATTATGGACGTTTAA
- the pyrH gene encoding UMP kinase, with protein MSASPDDESTSSLDHQRVLLKLSGQALLGDREFGIDEAVLRTYANEVKTAVEAGAEVAVVIGGGNIFRGVEHAMEGMTRAHADYMGMLATMINGMALQDAFEQVDLVTRLQSSIKMEEIAEPFIRRRAIRHLEKGRVVIFGAGTGNPYFTTDTAAALRGLEIDADVILKGTRVDGIFTADPEEDASAERFKQIHGQEVIDRDLRVMDMTALTLCQESKMPIVVFNMGTSNNLRRLLEGETVGTHVHWDEAKASTERVPA; from the coding sequence ATGAGCGCTTCCCCCGACGACGAATCCACTTCATCCCTTGACCACCAGCGTGTGCTGCTGAAGCTCAGCGGCCAGGCCCTGTTGGGGGACCGGGAGTTTGGGATCGACGAGGCCGTTCTCCGCACCTACGCGAACGAGGTCAAGACCGCCGTCGAGGCCGGGGCCGAAGTGGCCGTCGTCATCGGGGGCGGCAACATCTTTCGGGGGGTGGAGCACGCCATGGAGGGCATGACACGGGCTCATGCGGACTACATGGGCATGCTGGCCACCATGATCAACGGCATGGCGCTCCAGGATGCCTTCGAGCAGGTCGATCTCGTCACGCGCCTGCAGTCGAGCATCAAGATGGAGGAAATCGCCGAACCGTTTATCCGCCGCCGCGCCATCCGGCACCTCGAGAAGGGACGGGTCGTCATTTTTGGGGCCGGCACCGGCAACCCGTACTTCACGACCGACACCGCCGCCGCCCTCCGGGGGCTGGAGATCGACGCCGACGTGATCCTGAAGGGCACCCGCGTGGACGGCATCTTCACCGCAGACCCCGAGGAGGACGCCTCCGCCGAGCGCTTCAAACAGATCCACGGACAGGAGGTCATCGATCGCGACCTGCGCGTCATGGACATGACCGCCCTCACGCTCTGTCAGGAGTCGAAGATGCCCATCGTCGTGTTCAACATGGGCACGTCGAACAACCTGCGGCGCCTCCTCGAAGGAGAAACCGTGGGCACCCACGTGCATTGGGACGAGGCCAAGGCGTCCACCGAACGGGTGCCGGCCTGA
- the rpsI gene encoding 30S ribosomal protein S9 has product MPKMTQYQAIGRRKTSTARVYLRPGDGSSFVVNERDAEDYFPVAWRRRTLDQPFDVTDTIGQFNVKVNASGGGLTGQAEAIRLGIARALVEYDEELRAPLRDAGYLTRDDRMVERKKYGQPGARKKSQYSKR; this is encoded by the coding sequence ATGCCCAAGATGACCCAATACCAGGCCATTGGGCGCCGTAAGACCTCCACGGCGCGTGTGTATCTGCGCCCGGGCGACGGCTCCAGTTTCGTCGTCAACGAGCGAGACGCCGAGGACTACTTTCCGGTTGCCTGGCGCCGCCGCACCCTCGACCAGCCCTTCGACGTGACCGACACGATTGGTCAGTTCAACGTGAAGGTCAACGCTTCCGGCGGCGGCCTCACCGGACAGGCCGAGGCCATTCGGCTTGGCATTGCCCGCGCCCTCGTCGAGTACGACGAGGAGCTGCGCGCCCCCCTCCGCGACGCCGGCTACCTGACCCGCGACGACCGGATGGTCGAGCGCAAGAAGTACGGCCAGCCCGGCGCCCGGAAGAAGAGCCAGTACAGCAAGCGTTAG
- the plsX gene encoding phosphate acyltransferase PlsX, whose amino-acid sequence MAASRIAVDAMGGDNAPEAVVEGAIQALHQTEGELSVLLVGPEEQLHGLLASRPEAPEERLRIVDAPEAIGMGETPSTAVKQKPNSSIHQGLAAHHDDHADAFVSAGNTGAIMAASMFILQRIPGVERPSIAGFFPTLKGSSVVLDIGSNVDCKPAHLLQFARMGTVYARQVLKTDPPSVGLLNIGEEPGKGNEQVKAAHELLRDADDVHFVGNVEGGDLLFYAADIIICDGFVGNALLKFGESMSTVLSDMCQQEMERQGLAPDEQKLVAGVLDEVREGFDPEALGGAPLLGVNGNVLVGHGRSTADVIAQMIHSARTIATENVAHALEEAFQSSSA is encoded by the coding sequence ATGGCAGCATCGCGTATCGCAGTGGACGCAATGGGGGGCGACAACGCCCCGGAAGCAGTCGTGGAGGGGGCCATTCAGGCCCTCCACCAGACGGAGGGCGAGCTGTCGGTGCTCCTCGTGGGCCCCGAAGAGCAGCTCCACGGCCTTCTGGCGTCGCGCCCGGAGGCGCCTGAAGAGCGGCTCCGCATTGTCGATGCCCCCGAGGCAATTGGCATGGGAGAGACGCCGTCGACCGCCGTCAAGCAGAAGCCCAATTCGTCCATCCACCAGGGCCTTGCGGCGCATCACGACGATCACGCCGACGCCTTCGTGAGCGCCGGCAACACGGGCGCCATCATGGCGGCGTCCATGTTCATCCTGCAGCGCATCCCGGGTGTGGAGCGCCCGTCGATCGCCGGGTTCTTCCCGACCCTGAAGGGGTCCTCCGTGGTCCTCGACATCGGGAGCAACGTCGACTGCAAGCCGGCTCATCTCCTCCAGTTCGCCCGAATGGGCACCGTCTACGCACGGCAGGTCCTCAAGACCGACCCGCCGTCGGTCGGGCTTCTCAACATCGGCGAAGAGCCGGGCAAGGGCAACGAGCAAGTCAAGGCGGCCCACGAATTGCTCCGAGACGCCGACGATGTGCACTTCGTGGGCAACGTAGAGGGGGGCGACCTGCTCTTTTACGCCGCCGACATCATTATCTGCGACGGGTTTGTTGGAAACGCCCTCCTCAAGTTTGGGGAAAGCATGTCGACGGTCCTGTCGGACATGTGTCAGCAGGAGATGGAGCGCCAGGGCCTCGCCCCCGACGAACAGAAGCTCGTGGCGGGGGTGCTCGACGAGGTGCGCGAGGGGTTCGATCCGGAAGCCCTGGGCGGAGCGCCGCTCCTCGGGGTCAACGGAAATGTGCTCGTGGGGCACGGGCGCTCCACGGCGGACGTGATTGCCCAGATGATTCACTCGGCCCGCACCATCGCCACCGAGAACGTCGCCCACGCCTTGGAAGAAGCGTTTCAGTCCTCCTCCGCGTAG
- the gmk gene encoding guanylate kinase, with translation MPDRNIVVLTAPSGAGKTTIAHRVLEAMPDMQFSVSATTRAARPDETDGVDYHFLSPEEFRARIDAGDLLEYEEVYPDQFYGTLRSEVEDRAEDGPVLLDIDVKGALNVKRIFGDDALILFVAPPSLDELQRRLEGRGTEDRESLQDRLDRVEQEMDRADDCDAVVVNDDLDPAVEETLTRIRQFLSS, from the coding sequence ATGCCCGACCGCAACATCGTCGTACTGACGGCCCCGAGCGGCGCCGGCAAGACCACCATTGCCCATCGGGTACTGGAGGCGATGCCGGACATGCAGTTTTCCGTATCGGCCACGACGCGTGCCGCCCGCCCCGACGAGACGGACGGGGTGGACTACCACTTTCTCTCCCCCGAGGAATTTCGCGCCCGGATCGATGCCGGTGACCTGCTCGAGTACGAAGAGGTGTACCCCGATCAGTTTTACGGGACGCTCCGCTCGGAGGTCGAAGATCGGGCCGAGGACGGCCCCGTGCTGCTCGATATTGACGTGAAAGGGGCGCTCAACGTCAAGCGCATTTTCGGGGACGACGCCCTCATACTGTTCGTGGCCCCTCCGTCCCTCGACGAGTTGCAGCGCCGGCTCGAAGGACGTGGCACCGAGGACCGTGAGTCGCTTCAGGACCGCCTCGACCGGGTCGAGCAGGAAATGGATCGGGCCGACGACTGCGATGCGGTGGTCGTGAATGATGACCTGGACCCTGCGGTCGAGGAAACCCTCACCCGAATTCGTCAGTTTCTGAGTTCGTGA
- a CDS encoding YicC/YloC family endoribonuclease has product MIRSMTGFGRGHASTEDASATVEIQSTNKRHLNIFVHLPDPLPEAESDVRMQMKEAFERGQFDVNVSAELKGADTLPVDVDADAAMHHKRRLEQLAAAAQIEAPIRIDHLLEFEDIFAGEEEREAAKIQRAWPAVTQALDAAIDDLQAMRREEGDALRDDLERRTRAIDEHLDAIEARAPARVEERQAQLRDRLGALLDDEHLDADRLETEMALLADKLDVTEECVRLHSHLKMFREALDADEPSGRKLKFITQEIHREANTIGAKADDETISREAVEMKEEIEKIKEQIRNVE; this is encoded by the coding sequence ATGATTCGTAGCATGACGGGCTTCGGGCGCGGCCACGCCAGCACCGAGGACGCCTCGGCGACCGTAGAAATCCAGTCGACGAACAAGCGCCACCTCAACATCTTCGTCCACCTTCCGGACCCGCTCCCCGAGGCGGAGTCGGACGTGCGGATGCAGATGAAGGAGGCCTTCGAGCGGGGCCAATTCGACGTCAACGTTTCCGCCGAGCTCAAGGGCGCGGACACCCTGCCGGTCGACGTGGACGCCGACGCGGCGATGCACCACAAGCGGCGCCTGGAGCAGCTCGCCGCGGCCGCACAGATCGAGGCGCCGATTCGGATCGATCACCTGCTGGAGTTTGAGGACATCTTTGCGGGGGAGGAGGAGCGGGAGGCGGCCAAGATTCAGCGCGCGTGGCCGGCCGTGACGCAGGCCCTCGACGCCGCCATCGACGACCTGCAGGCAATGCGCCGCGAGGAGGGCGACGCGCTGCGCGACGACCTGGAACGGCGCACCCGCGCCATCGACGAGCACCTCGACGCAATCGAGGCACGGGCCCCGGCCCGCGTGGAGGAGCGGCAGGCCCAGCTCCGCGATCGCCTCGGGGCGCTGCTCGACGACGAACACCTCGACGCCGACCGCCTCGAAACCGAGATGGCCCTTCTCGCCGATAAGCTCGACGTGACCGAGGAATGCGTCCGCCTCCACTCCCACCTCAAGATGTTTCGGGAGGCCCTCGACGCCGATGAGCCGTCCGGCCGCAAACTGAAGTTCATCACCCAGGAAATCCACCGGGAGGCGAACACGATCGGGGCCAAGGCCGACGACGAAACCATCTCCCGGGAGGCGGTGGAGATGAAGGAGGAGATCGAAAAGATTAAAGAGCAGATTCGAAACGTTGAATAG
- the coaBC gene encoding bifunctional phosphopantothenoylcysteine decarboxylase/phosphopantothenate--cysteine ligase CoaBC: MPTPLDLSGRCVVLGVTGSIAAYKAALLVRHLKKTGAEVQVLMTPDAERFVTPLTLGTLSEKEVLTDIFPENEEGSWTKHVTLGQWGDLFVVAPATAQTVAKLAHGFCDSMLTATALSARCPLLVCPAMDRDMYQHAATQDNLERLQEIGYEVMPAAHGELASGLVGQGRMPEPEAILKRVAEMLAETEAPRDASRAGHDVLVTAGPTREPIDPARVLTNPSTGTMGYALAEAAAARGASVTLVTGPTALSPPPDVEVVSVETAEEMNEAVQARRTDADYVFMAAAVADYAPADPSTSKRKKTDDDRVLHLRRTPDILQTLGEHKQPGQVLVGFALETDDLLDNARRKRDEKNLDWVVVNDPTEDGAGFGASTNRVTLLRPDGATENLPRMPKAEVAEALLDRVLAARHEQST; encoded by the coding sequence ATGCCCACCCCCCTCGACCTGTCCGGACGATGTGTGGTGCTGGGGGTCACGGGCAGCATCGCGGCGTACAAGGCCGCGCTGCTCGTGCGGCACCTGAAGAAGACCGGGGCCGAGGTGCAGGTGCTCATGACCCCGGACGCCGAGCGCTTCGTGACGCCGCTTACACTCGGGACCCTCTCCGAGAAAGAGGTGTTGACGGACATCTTTCCGGAAAACGAGGAGGGGTCGTGGACGAAGCACGTCACGCTGGGCCAGTGGGGAGATCTTTTCGTCGTGGCCCCCGCCACGGCCCAGACGGTCGCCAAGCTCGCCCACGGCTTCTGCGACTCGATGCTCACGGCCACGGCCCTCTCCGCCCGCTGCCCGCTTCTGGTGTGTCCGGCCATGGACCGGGACATGTACCAGCACGCCGCCACGCAGGACAACCTGGAGCGGCTCCAAGAGATCGGGTACGAGGTGATGCCCGCCGCCCACGGCGAACTCGCGAGCGGCCTCGTGGGGCAGGGCCGAATGCCCGAGCCCGAGGCCATTCTGAAACGCGTGGCCGAGATGCTCGCAGAGACGGAGGCGCCCAGGGACGCGTCGCGGGCCGGGCACGACGTGCTCGTGACCGCCGGCCCCACCCGGGAGCCCATCGACCCGGCCCGCGTCCTCACGAACCCCTCGACGGGAACGATGGGCTACGCCCTGGCCGAAGCCGCGGCGGCGCGCGGCGCGTCGGTGACGCTCGTGACGGGGCCCACCGCCCTCTCTCCCCCGCCGGACGTGGAGGTCGTGTCCGTAGAAACGGCCGAGGAGATGAACGAGGCCGTGCAGGCCCGGCGCACGGACGCCGACTACGTGTTTATGGCCGCCGCGGTGGCCGACTACGCCCCGGCCGACCCGTCGACCTCCAAGCGGAAGAAGACGGACGACGACCGGGTCTTGCACCTCCGCCGCACCCCCGATATCCTACAAACCCTTGGGGAGCATAAGCAGCCCGGTCAGGTCCTCGTGGGATTCGCGCTGGAGACCGACGACCTCCTCGACAATGCCCGGCGCAAGCGGGACGAGAAGAACCTCGACTGGGTTGTGGTCAACGACCCGACGGAGGACGGGGCCGGCTTCGGGGCCTCCACGAACCGGGTGACGCTCCTTCGGCCCGACGGCGCGACCGAGAACCTCCCCCGGATGCCGAAGGCCGAGGTGGCCGAGGCCCTGCTCGACCGCGTACTGGCCGCCCGCCACGAGCAAAGCACGTAG
- the tsf gene encoding translation elongation factor Ts translates to MSVSAKQVKELRDATGVGMMDCKEALQETDGDFDEAVSLLRKKGQEVADDRAAVEADEGLVVTAVSDDGHAGAIVEINCETDFVARNEDFQSFADTAAERVLEETPDDLEALESLPYEDDVTIEEELVALTGRIGEKLTIRRFDVLESEEGQIISYVHPGSKLGVLVEVHGDGEAEETGRDVAMQVAALEPIAVTRDEVPDEVKEEEREVAREAAVNEGKPEHVIDNIVEGKLERFFEDHVLMEQAFVKDSSVSVKDMLDDADLSVARFTRYALGD, encoded by the coding sequence ATGAGCGTTTCTGCCAAACAGGTAAAAGAGCTGCGCGACGCCACCGGCGTCGGCATGATGGACTGCAAAGAGGCCCTGCAGGAGACCGACGGCGACTTCGACGAGGCCGTCAGCCTGCTCCGCAAGAAAGGCCAGGAGGTGGCGGACGACCGTGCCGCCGTGGAGGCCGACGAGGGCCTCGTCGTGACGGCCGTGTCCGACGACGGCCACGCCGGCGCCATCGTCGAGATCAACTGCGAGACCGACTTCGTCGCCCGCAACGAGGACTTCCAGTCGTTCGCCGACACGGCGGCGGAGCGGGTGCTCGAAGAGACCCCCGACGACCTGGAGGCGCTGGAGAGCCTTCCCTACGAGGACGACGTGACGATCGAGGAGGAGTTGGTGGCCCTCACCGGCCGCATCGGCGAGAAGCTCACGATTCGCCGCTTCGACGTGCTCGAGAGTGAGGAGGGCCAGATCATCTCGTACGTCCACCCCGGCTCGAAGCTCGGCGTGCTCGTGGAGGTGCACGGCGACGGCGAGGCGGAGGAGACCGGCCGCGACGTCGCCATGCAGGTCGCCGCCCTCGAACCGATCGCCGTCACCCGGGACGAGGTGCCCGACGAGGTGAAGGAGGAAGAGCGCGAAGTGGCCCGCGAGGCCGCCGTCAACGAGGGCAAGCCCGAGCATGTGATCGACAACATTGTGGAGGGGAAGCTCGAGCGGTTCTTCGAGGACCACGTATTGATGGAGCAGGCCTTCGTGAAGGACTCGTCGGTGTCGGTAAAAGACATGCTCGACGACGCCGACCTGTCGGTGGCGCGATTCACGCGCTACGCCCTCGGCGACTGA
- the rplM gene encoding 50S ribosomal protein L13, which translates to MDTQSFKTFNAKPDEVERDWYVVDATNQVVGRLASQIARVLRGKHKPTFTPHVDTGDYVIVVNADKARFTGKKEKQKEYHEYSGYPGGDHSHSPEEMRADKPTYIIREAVEGMLPTGPLGRDTFKKLKVYAGPDHPHEAQQPEPLDNA; encoded by the coding sequence ATGGACACGCAAAGCTTCAAGACCTTTAACGCCAAGCCGGACGAGGTGGAGCGCGACTGGTACGTCGTGGACGCCACGAACCAGGTCGTGGGCCGCCTTGCCTCCCAAATTGCTCGCGTGCTCCGCGGCAAGCACAAGCCGACCTTCACGCCGCACGTGGACACGGGCGACTACGTGATCGTGGTGAATGCGGACAAGGCCCGGTTCACAGGCAAGAAGGAGAAGCAGAAGGAGTACCACGAGTACAGCGGGTACCCGGGCGGCGATCACTCCCACTCCCCCGAAGAGATGCGTGCAGACAAGCCCACGTATATTATTAGGGAGGCCGTGGAGGGCATGCTGCCCACCGGTCCCCTCGGGCGGGATACGTTCAAAAAGCTGAAGGTCTACGCCGGCCCGGACCACCCCCACGAGGCCCAGCAGCCCGAGCCGCTCGACAACGCGTAG